A DNA window from Pyrus communis chromosome 3, drPyrComm1.1, whole genome shotgun sequence contains the following coding sequences:
- the LOC137728543 gene encoding uncharacterized protein, producing the protein MGFVDVSNPCPVQHTSQSSDFSINSTDSYSFVESDAFVVWKMHDLAIMRLITATLSSVAMSCAIGSSSSKDLWIRLKEQFSTKKKGIQGIIEIENPNLVKPKTMKAQDVDMGTTTELSRREREELEKQRARERYMRLLEQGKTEQARKDLERLALIREQRAEAAKIEKKKKLGL; encoded by the exons ATGGGATTTGTAGATGTATCTAATCCTTGTCCGGTTCAGCACACCTCTCAATCTAGTGACTTTAGTATAAACTCTACTGACTCTTATTCTTTTGTGGAAAGTGATGCTTTTGTTGTCTGGAAGATGCATGATCTTGCCATTATGCGATTAATTACTGCTACACTTTCATCTGTTGCTATGTCATGTGCAATTGGTAGCTCTAGTTCTAAAGATTTGTGGATTAGGTTGAAAGAACAGTTCTCAACT AAGAAGAAGGGGATCCAAGGGAttattgagattgaaaatccgAATTTGGTAAAGCCGAAGACCATGAAAGCTCAAGACGTTGAT ATGGGAACGACAACTGAACTCTCAAGGCGTGAAAG AGAAGAATTGGAGAAACAGAGAGCCCGCGAGAGATATATGAGGCTGCTAGAACAGGGAAAAACTGAACAAGCAAGGAAAGATTTAG AGCGTTTAGCGCTTATACGAGAGCAAAGGGCGGAAGCTGCTaaaatagagaagaagaaaaagctg GGACTGTAA